Proteins co-encoded in one Halococcoides cellulosivorans genomic window:
- a CDS encoding cytochrome c oxidase subunit 3 has translation MTESEGHGPLPAVRDLPRGYGEASWWPIIAAAGSAVLYLGIGLVILAGRDVGPGVPVGVGVTLIGAAVFVAGLGGWLYHAFVADWTNKAVHGDGGHLRWGMLIFLLTDVATFGAVYTYYLFVRAGAWPPADLPGGLLGAILAVNTVLLITSSGTFHLAEKRLQAGDHRGFRVGMAATFLLGVVFLGGQALEYSHLLDEGFALAGIYGSAFYGLTGLHGLHVALGVLMIGLVLARALRGQFSAERHTGVTTVAYYWHFVDAVWLVLVATLYVGAVIGTGQTPL, from the coding sequence ATGACAGAGTCAGAGGGCCACGGGCCGCTGCCCGCCGTCCGCGACCTACCGCGGGGGTACGGCGAGGCCAGTTGGTGGCCGATCATCGCCGCGGCCGGATCGGCGGTGCTGTATCTCGGCATCGGGCTGGTCATTCTCGCCGGACGAGACGTCGGTCCGGGCGTGCCTGTGGGCGTCGGCGTCACCCTGATCGGGGCTGCTGTGTTCGTCGCGGGCCTGGGCGGGTGGCTGTATCACGCCTTCGTTGCCGACTGGACGAACAAAGCGGTCCACGGTGACGGCGGCCACCTTCGGTGGGGTATGCTGATCTTCTTGCTCACCGACGTCGCGACGTTCGGGGCCGTCTACACCTACTACCTGTTCGTCCGGGCGGGCGCGTGGCCACCCGCAGACCTCCCCGGCGGATTGCTCGGAGCCATCCTCGCGGTCAACACCGTCCTCCTGATCACGTCTAGTGGGACCTTCCACCTCGCAGAGAAGCGTCTCCAGGCGGGCGATCACCGTGGCTTTCGGGTGGGAATGGCCGCGACCTTCCTTTTGGGCGTCGTCTTCCTGGGCGGCCAGGCGCTCGAATACAGCCACCTCCTCGACGAAGGGTTCGCGCTCGCGGGGATCTACGGCAGCGCGTTTTACGGGCTGACCGGCCTTCACGGCCTGCACGTCGCACTGGGCGTGCTGATGATCGGTCTCGTGCTCGCCCGGGCGCTCCGGGGCCAGTTTTCGGCCGAGCGTCACACCGGCGTGACGACCGTGGCGTACTACTGGCACTTCGTCGACGCGGTCTGGCTCGTTTTGGTCGCGACGCTCTATGTCGGTGCGGTGATCGGCACCGGACAGACGCCGCTGTGA
- the coxB gene encoding cytochrome c oxidase subunit II — protein MRFVRPLVAVLTGGFVLASAGVVAADPLTNSAETISGLSNILLAIAIPITLLVEGLLAYAIWKFRKSESATPTEENRRLEIAWTAATAVVLLVVGILAYSALGAPSVTATEESVQETIETGDPVVVDVIGYQWGWTFSYPEHGFNTTDQLTVPANRTVVMRIHSSDVVHSVHVPALGLKMDAIPGRTNYIETTIRPAAVRDEPYVLYCAEFCGAGHSDMLADLTVTTQSDYDDWVANQTASRSET, from the coding sequence ATGAGATTCGTGCGTCCGCTCGTCGCGGTCCTCACAGGGGGATTCGTCCTCGCGAGCGCGGGGGTCGTGGCCGCCGATCCGCTCACGAACTCCGCGGAGACGATTTCCGGGCTGAGCAATATCTTGCTCGCGATCGCGATCCCGATCACCCTGCTCGTCGAGGGGCTGTTGGCGTATGCGATCTGGAAGTTCAGGAAATCGGAGTCCGCGACACCGACCGAGGAGAACCGCCGACTCGAAATCGCGTGGACCGCCGCGACGGCGGTCGTCTTGCTCGTCGTGGGTATCCTCGCGTACAGCGCACTCGGCGCACCGTCGGTGACGGCCACCGAGGAGTCCGTCCAGGAGACCATCGAGACGGGCGATCCGGTCGTCGTCGACGTGATCGGCTACCAGTGGGGCTGGACGTTCTCGTATCCCGAGCATGGGTTCAACACGACCGATCAGTTGACCGTGCCCGCCAATCGGACGGTCGTGATGCGCATTCACTCCTCGGACGTGGTCCACTCCGTCCACGTGCCCGCGCTGGGCCTCAAGATGGACGCCATCCCCGGCCGGACGAACTACATCGAGACGACGATCAGGCCCGCCGCCGTCCGGGACGAACCCTACGTCCTCTACTGTGCGGAGTTCTGTGGGGCCGGGCACAGCGACATGCTCGCTGACCTGACGGTCACGACCCAATCCGACTACGACGACTGGGTCGCGAATCAGACCGCGTCTCGATCCGAGACCTGA
- a CDS encoding heme o synthase → MTQRVVTRFVGGLVAAISGLYLLIVLGATQSLTGAADACRSWPGCHGTLAIGSVDLGIVWAHRFAAAAVGVLIVALAALAWLHGEPRRVRVALTGAALLYPVQIGIGAVLAVRGSVGSTGGAAVHLGVALVIFTALVAALAWTLEARTADRPSRESSGPSRRGDRDPGPVTTGPLATLRAYLTLTKPKLMWLLGLVAAASMALAAGPDLAVQTVVFTLTGGVLAIGASGTFNHVLERDVDQEMNRTADRPLPTAEIPVRNAVAFGLVLTALSLVTFWQVGVLATALGAIAIAFYSIGYTLVLKPNTVQNTVIGGFAGALPALIGWAAVTGTVGWGGLALGGVIFLWTPAHFYNLALAYRDDYAAADIPMMPVVRGNATTRKHVLGWLGATLVGAVALGAIGGLGPLYAVVTAAVGAVFLVAVVRLHAERDRPAAMRAFHASNAFLGLLLVTVAIDALVV, encoded by the coding sequence GTGACTCAGCGGGTCGTGACGCGATTCGTCGGCGGACTCGTCGCTGCGATCAGTGGCCTCTATTTGTTGATCGTCCTCGGTGCGACCCAGTCGCTGACCGGCGCAGCGGACGCCTGCCGGAGTTGGCCGGGATGTCATGGGACGCTCGCGATCGGATCGGTCGATCTGGGGATCGTCTGGGCCCACCGGTTCGCCGCCGCGGCGGTCGGCGTCCTCATCGTCGCGCTCGCGGCACTCGCCTGGCTTCACGGCGAGCCACGACGCGTCCGGGTGGCACTCACCGGGGCGGCCCTGCTCTACCCCGTTCAGATCGGGATCGGCGCCGTCCTCGCAGTTCGTGGATCGGTCGGATCGACCGGGGGCGCCGCGGTCCACCTCGGCGTCGCACTCGTCATCTTCACCGCACTGGTCGCGGCGCTGGCCTGGACGCTCGAAGCCCGGACGGCGGACCGGCCCTCCCGAGAGTCGTCGGGCCCCAGTCGACGGGGCGACCGCGACCCGGGCCCCGTCACGACGGGCCCGCTCGCGACCCTGCGGGCGTATCTCACGCTCACGAAACCGAAGCTGATGTGGCTGCTCGGCCTCGTCGCCGCGGCGTCGATGGCGCTGGCCGCCGGCCCCGACCTCGCCGTGCAGACCGTCGTGTTCACGCTCACGGGTGGCGTGCTCGCTATCGGGGCGTCGGGGACGTTCAATCACGTCCTCGAACGCGACGTCGACCAGGAGATGAACCGGACCGCGGATCGGCCGTTACCGACCGCCGAGATTCCCGTCCGGAACGCCGTCGCCTTCGGTCTCGTGCTCACCGCTCTCTCGCTGGTGACGTTCTGGCAGGTCGGCGTCCTCGCGACCGCACTCGGGGCGATCGCGATCGCGTTTTACTCGATCGGATACACGCTCGTCCTCAAACCCAACACCGTCCAGAACACCGTCATCGGCGGGTTCGCGGGCGCACTCCCCGCGCTGATCGGCTGGGCCGCGGTGACCGGCACGGTCGGGTGGGGTGGGCTCGCACTCGGGGGCGTGATCTTCCTCTGGACGCCCGCGCACTTCTACAACCTCGCCTTAGCCTATCGCGACGACTACGCCGCCGCGGACATCCCGATGATGCCGGTCGTCCGCGGAAACGCGACCACGCGCAAACACGTGCTGGGATGGCTCGGCGCGACGCTCGTCGGCGCGGTCGCCCTCGGCGCGATCGGTGGGCTCGGCCCGCTGTACGCCGTCGTCACCGCCGCCGTGGGCGCGGTCTTCCTCGTCGCAGTGGTCCGACTCCACGCCGAGCGTGATCGACCGGCGGCGATGCGAGCGTTTCACGCCTCGAACGCCTTCCTCGGCCTCCTGTTGGTGACCGTCGCGATCGACGCGCTGGTGGTCTGA
- a CDS encoding DUF7546 family protein, translated as MRLARSDWPTTRSPDWLSSSRLIWLGLLLNVELAVMAGYELLAGSVLTDPLAALLPWIWIDLAIVAVAWGPRPRRWTRLAIGVGVAYAALLVVFGGLVGPAGTGGLTLHWLSPGYGPALTYTDDPVSVRVLPYHVVGYAALAVLVARTVADTSVTALSGVLGLFTCVSCSWPLVAALIAGLGGSTAGIATLAGAPWLGTAAFVVAIVLLSWRPTIGGA; from the coding sequence ATGCGGCTCGCACGCTCAGACTGGCCGACGACGCGCTCGCCCGACTGGCTGTCGAGTTCGCGTCTCATCTGGCTCGGCCTGCTTCTCAACGTCGAACTCGCCGTGATGGCGGGGTACGAACTGCTCGCGGGGAGTGTCCTCACCGATCCGCTGGCCGCGCTGCTCCCCTGGATCTGGATCGATCTGGCGATCGTCGCCGTCGCGTGGGGGCCCCGCCCGCGGCGCTGGACGCGCCTCGCGATCGGCGTCGGCGTCGCGTACGCCGCGCTCCTGGTGGTGTTCGGCGGTCTCGTCGGTCCCGCTGGAACGGGTGGGCTCACCCTCCACTGGCTCTCACCGGGCTACGGACCGGCGCTGACCTACACGGACGATCCGGTATCGGTGCGCGTGCTCCCCTATCACGTCGTGGGCTACGCCGCACTCGCTGTCCTCGTCGCGCGCACCGTCGCGGACACGTCGGTGACAGCGCTCTCGGGGGTGCTGGGCCTGTTCACCTGCGTGTCCTGTTCCTGGCCGCTCGTCGCGGCGCTGATCGCCGGGCTGGGTGGCTCGACTGCCGGGATCGCCACGCTCGCGGGCGCGCCCTGGCTCGGGACCGCGGCGTTCGTCGTTGCGATCGTCCTCCTCTCCTGGCGGCCCACGATCGGCGGCGCGTGA
- a CDS encoding ABC transporter ATP-binding protein, translating into MDAVVDATGLAKRFGETVALDDVDLTIERGEIYGLIGPNGAGKTTLARVLLGTLAPDAGQVRLFGQSPDAVDPARIGYLPQSFDPHDRLTPAELLAYYGGLYEGAQSVADVLATVGIDPATTTRYADLSGGEQRRVCVATALVNDPDLLVVDEPTTGIDPAGRRALREVFTDLRAAGTTVLLSTHDMNEAEAVADRVGMLANGRLVAEDAPDALVAAHGGASRLTIQTDAPPDALDRQSVEQTEEGLQIPAVDPTRIGAIVDRIDDAYRVEGLTWTDPDLEDVYLALAEPGQEASR; encoded by the coding sequence ATGGATGCGGTCGTCGACGCGACGGGGCTGGCGAAGCGTTTCGGGGAGACGGTCGCGCTCGACGACGTCGACCTCACGATCGAACGCGGCGAGATCTACGGGCTGATCGGGCCGAACGGCGCGGGCAAGACGACGCTCGCACGCGTCCTCCTGGGCACGCTCGCCCCCGACGCGGGGCAGGTCCGCCTGTTCGGCCAGTCGCCCGACGCGGTCGATCCGGCCCGGATCGGGTATCTTCCCCAGTCGTTCGACCCGCACGACCGACTCACGCCCGCCGAACTCCTGGCGTACTACGGGGGGCTGTACGAGGGGGCTCAGTCGGTCGCAGACGTGCTCGCGACGGTCGGGATCGATCCCGCGACGACGACCCGCTACGCCGACCTGAGCGGCGGTGAACAGCGTCGAGTCTGTGTCGCGACCGCGCTGGTGAACGATCCCGACCTGCTGGTGGTCGACGAACCGACGACCGGGATCGATCCAGCGGGACGGCGCGCGTTGCGGGAGGTGTTCACCGACCTCCGGGCGGCGGGCACGACCGTCCTCCTCTCGACACACGACATGAACGAAGCCGAGGCCGTCGCTGATCGGGTGGGGATGCTCGCGAACGGCCGCCTCGTCGCTGAAGACGCCCCCGACGCGCTGGTCGCCGCTCACGGCGGCGCGTCCAGACTCACGATCCAGACCGACGCTCCACCGGACGCACTCGACCGACAGAGCGTCGAACAGACCGAAGAGGGCCTGCAGATCCCGGCGGTCGATCCCACCCGGATCGGCGCGATCGTCGATCGGATCGACGACGCGTATCGCGTCGAGGGGCTGACCTGGACCGATCCCGATCTGGAGGACGTCTATCTCGCTCTTGCCGAACCAGGCCAGGAGGCATCGCGATGA
- a CDS encoding ABC transporter permease, with amino-acid sequence MSRTRRIRAESLAALRSFLRRRTAVFFTFVFPIVLIAIFAGLVRTGGAGLFGESPGSYVPAYLAVVVVFTPLSRVASEVVRHREGRRFEKLATTPLGPAEWLLAQTLVTVALVSLGAIAVLVALLGVGSRVPLSPWLVVYVPITTAVFCGLGAIIGSLADDRDGAIAASNGIALPLVLLSETFVASASLPAWFRPAIELSPVTYFARGLRAAGESGAIGWPGSVPASAAVLVVCAVLTLGVAVRVLPWRSTAP; translated from the coding sequence ATGAGTCGCACTCGTCGGATTCGTGCGGAGAGTCTGGCTGCGCTGCGATCGTTCCTGCGCCGTCGGACGGCAGTGTTTTTCACGTTCGTCTTCCCGATCGTCCTGATCGCGATCTTCGCGGGGTTGGTCCGGACCGGCGGGGCCGGCCTCTTCGGGGAGTCACCGGGATCGTACGTTCCGGCGTATCTCGCGGTCGTCGTCGTGTTCACGCCGCTCTCGCGGGTCGCCAGCGAGGTGGTTCGCCACCGCGAGGGCCGCCGGTTCGAGAAACTCGCGACGACGCCGCTCGGCCCGGCGGAGTGGCTACTCGCCCAGACGCTCGTCACCGTCGCGTTGGTGAGTCTCGGCGCGATCGCCGTGCTCGTCGCGTTGCTCGGGGTCGGGTCCCGAGTGCCCCTGTCGCCCTGGCTCGTGGTATACGTCCCGATCACGACGGCAGTGTTCTGTGGGCTCGGCGCGATCATCGGCTCGCTGGCCGACGATCGCGACGGTGCGATCGCCGCCTCGAACGGCATCGCGCTCCCGCTGGTCTTGCTCTCGGAGACGTTCGTCGCCTCGGCGTCGCTGCCCGCCTGGTTCCGGCCCGCGATCGAACTCAGCCCGGTCACCTACTTCGCGCGGGGCCTGCGGGCCGCCGGCGAAAGCGGCGCGATCGGGTGGCCGGGATCGGTTCCGGCGTCGGCCGCCGTCCTCGTCGTCTGTGCCGTCCTCACGCTCGGAGTCGCCGTCCGGGTGTTGCCCTGGCGATCGACCGCACCCTGA
- a CDS encoding CBS domain-containing protein, giving the protein MSTNATVREVMTQDYVGVSESDTLAESVDVVLDSDADGAIVLRGQDPIGIVTKSSALRTLIDGVDAPVVADAMIDRVPTIDPESTVGAAIDELSAKTISMLAVSDGDEIVGVVSTRDLLAAVSIGPADEVQRETATEDPYARDEATEEYSDQSVCEACGSLAHDLAVVNGQLLCADCRSV; this is encoded by the coding sequence ATGAGTACGAACGCGACGGTGCGGGAGGTGATGACCCAGGACTACGTCGGCGTCAGCGAGTCCGACACGCTGGCCGAGAGCGTCGACGTCGTCCTCGATTCGGATGCCGACGGGGCTATTGTCCTTCGAGGGCAAGACCCCATCGGGATCGTCACCAAATCGAGTGCACTGCGCACGCTGATCGACGGCGTCGACGCGCCGGTCGTGGCCGACGCGATGATCGATCGCGTCCCGACGATCGACCCCGAATCGACCGTCGGGGCCGCGATCGACGAACTGTCCGCGAAGACGATTTCGATGCTCGCGGTCAGTGACGGCGACGAGATCGTCGGCGTCGTCTCGACGCGCGACCTCCTCGCGGCGGTCTCGATCGGACCGGCCGACGAGGTGCAACGCGAGACGGCGACCGAGGATCCATACGCGCGTGACGAGGCCACCGAGGAGTACTCCGATCAGAGCGTCTGTGAGGCGTGTGGCTCGCTCGCTCACGACCTCGCCGTTGTCAACGGCCAGTTGCTCTGTGCAGACTGTCGGAGCGTCTGA
- a CDS encoding GNAT family N-acetyltransferase: protein MEGVVVESADGDDVSAVTDLWVALADDQRAHDSHVLGVESRETIVETVRRMIALDALAVARRADTVVGFVAMELERDGYDRDVTRGRVPAIYVRPDDRSSGIGTQLLDRAERELGAAGADVITLEALAANDRARELYHDRGFVSHRVVYEKPIENDTHSSTQPEAE from the coding sequence ATGGAGGGGGTCGTCGTCGAGTCAGCGGACGGTGACGACGTGTCGGCCGTCACCGACCTCTGGGTCGCGCTCGCGGACGATCAGCGCGCGCACGACTCACACGTCCTCGGCGTGGAGAGTCGGGAGACGATCGTCGAGACGGTCCGTCGGATGATCGCGCTTGACGCACTCGCCGTCGCGCGCCGCGCGGACACCGTCGTCGGGTTCGTCGCGATGGAACTCGAACGCGACGGCTACGATCGCGACGTCACTCGCGGGCGCGTGCCAGCGATCTACGTCCGCCCGGACGATCGGTCGTCGGGCATCGGGACGCAGTTACTCGACCGGGCGGAGCGTGAACTCGGCGCGGCAGGCGCTGACGTGATCACACTGGAGGCGCTCGCAGCCAACGACCGCGCCCGCGAGTTGTATCACGATCGAGGGTTCGTGAGCCATCGCGTCGTCTACGAGAAGCCGATCGAAAACGACACACACTCAAGCACCCAACCGGAAGCCGAGTGA
- a CDS encoding SHOCT domain-containing protein yields MTQRTTHLERTARRLVIVAVPLVVATGTAMAHSGGSGGMMGGWGGMGGLGLLGGGMLLWPLVLVGIVLLAVYAGNRGGRTDGTDRARSELRDRYARGELSDDEFESRRRTLDQ; encoded by the coding sequence ATGACACAGCGCACCACACACCTCGAACGGACCGCACGCCGACTCGTGATCGTCGCCGTCCCGCTGGTCGTAGCGACTGGAACGGCCATGGCCCACAGTGGCGGAAGCGGCGGCATGATGGGCGGGTGGGGCGGGATGGGCGGCCTCGGACTGCTCGGCGGCGGAATGCTCCTCTGGCCGCTCGTCCTGGTCGGGATCGTCCTCCTGGCCGTGTACGCCGGCAATCGCGGGGGACGAACCGACGGCACGGATCGAGCGCGTTCAGAACTCCGGGACCGATACGCGCGCGGGGAACTGAGCGACGACGAGTTCGAATCACGGCGGCGAACCCTGGATCAATGA
- a CDS encoding HalOD1 output domain-containing protein, whose protein sequence is MDATNEFYYEPDEVEELSTAVVTAVAKAHDEDVLDQEWLISEDINTDALDGLFQESQLKMTLQFEADTTTATVIADKDGQPIIRIESHR, encoded by the coding sequence ATGGACGCCACGAACGAGTTCTACTACGAGCCTGACGAGGTCGAAGAACTCAGCACGGCGGTCGTGACGGCGGTCGCAAAGGCCCACGACGAGGACGTTCTCGACCAAGAATGGCTCATCAGCGAAGACATCAACACGGACGCACTCGACGGACTCTTCCAGGAGAGCCAACTCAAGATGACGCTTCAGTTCGAGGCCGATACGACGACGGCGACCGTCATCGCTGACAAGGACGGCCAACCGATCATCAGAATCGAATCACACCGCTAG
- a CDS encoding helix-turn-helix transcriptional regulator, with the protein MNRRRADAVVGVGLGIVVLAGGALGWQAARRRSFDGSMESMMDGSMDAMHGPDPLWYVFGTLVVATAIVGLYVLVRADLTDGDTTGHPPASTASEPAPPEEVESTPADPLTPESDPQARVLDLLPDDERRVLEPVLDSPGVTQVELRDRSEFSKSKVSQTVSALEERGLLYRERQGRTYRVFPSDDLRERRS; encoded by the coding sequence ATGAACCGACGACGAGCGGACGCCGTCGTCGGGGTGGGTCTCGGAATTGTCGTCCTGGCCGGCGGCGCACTCGGATGGCAGGCCGCTCGACGACGCAGTTTCGACGGGTCGATGGAGTCGATGATGGACGGATCGATGGACGCAATGCACGGACCGGATCCGCTGTGGTACGTGTTCGGAACCCTGGTGGTCGCGACCGCCATCGTCGGTCTCTACGTGCTCGTCCGTGCGGACCTCACCGACGGAGACACCACCGGCCACCCACCGGCGTCGACGGCATCCGAACCAGCGCCCCCGGAGGAGGTGGAGTCGACACCCGCCGACCCGCTCACGCCCGAATCCGATCCGCAGGCACGCGTGCTCGATTTGCTCCCGGACGACGAACGGCGGGTGCTCGAACCCGTCCTCGACTCGCCGGGAGTCACACAGGTCGAACTCCGCGACCGCTCGGAGTTCTCGAAGAGCAAGGTGAGTCAGACGGTGAGTGCCCTCGAAGAACGCGGCCTGCTCTATCGAGAGCGACAGGGCCGGACGTATCGGGTCTTTCCGAGCGACGACCTGCGAGAGCGGCGATCCTGA
- a CDS encoding PGF-CTERM sorting domain-containing protein, with the protein MNDFDATIRRAGVVLVAVLAVVGGIGVAVGAPLTAPPPSSEVTTAAAAGITGMGDDVGVWGRAPLTLRADDSMAQDTIPVGAWIVDTTEYPDKPMGVGPIGVYDTGQPVDVTFDAAQAEVSGSTFANETLTVYAVAGESPIDPNTTSASSLDGLNASETGGVSRVDTTTIGADGSATVNYVTNETGTVQFVAVLSDDPSGGLAANATVVGLDSVLVRSTPSAATAPESVDAGENLTMNVDAGGTGTAGHAVVLYDEATMADSTVTVRVTNSSAVTIEPEIDRLNATTRTSNGSVESTSIDIASLMGSLGGISNTSLYADGSPNETVVLDGAAAVTTGPANTTLDIPTSESMATGEYRWVYVGATSDSSSVATGSVEIASSTPATPTPTTPTPTTTTPAPTTTTEADDDDGGSIGGGGRVPIDPETTTVAGGGAEPRTPVTTTTQTTTAEPTTTAATTTERTFARRTPTSSGGPGFGAVLALVALVAVALLGLRRR; encoded by the coding sequence ATGAACGACTTCGATGCAACGATTCGACGAGCAGGTGTGGTGCTGGTGGCGGTCCTCGCCGTGGTGGGTGGTATCGGCGTCGCCGTCGGGGCGCCCCTGACTGCGCCGCCGCCGAGTTCGGAGGTCACGACGGCCGCCGCTGCTGGCATCACTGGAATGGGTGACGACGTCGGTGTCTGGGGGCGCGCCCCGCTGACGCTCCGCGCCGACGATTCGATGGCCCAGGATACGATTCCGGTCGGGGCCTGGATCGTGGATACCACCGAGTATCCCGACAAACCGATGGGTGTCGGCCCCATCGGCGTGTACGACACGGGTCAACCTGTCGACGTGACGTTCGACGCCGCACAAGCGGAAGTCTCTGGATCCACGTTCGCCAACGAGACGCTCACCGTCTATGCGGTCGCGGGCGAGTCACCGATCGATCCGAATACGACCAGCGCGTCGTCACTCGACGGCCTCAACGCGTCGGAGACGGGCGGTGTGTCACGCGTCGACACGACGACGATCGGCGCTGACGGCAGTGCGACCGTGAACTACGTCACCAACGAGACCGGCACGGTTCAGTTCGTGGCGGTGCTGAGCGACGATCCCAGCGGCGGTCTCGCCGCCAACGCGACGGTCGTGGGCCTCGACTCCGTTCTGGTGCGGTCCACCCCGAGTGCGGCGACCGCCCCCGAGTCCGTCGATGCGGGCGAGAACCTCACGATGAACGTCGACGCCGGCGGGACCGGGACGGCCGGACACGCGGTCGTCCTCTACGATGAGGCGACGATGGCCGACTCGACCGTCACCGTCCGGGTCACCAACAGTTCCGCCGTCACGATCGAACCGGAGATCGACCGACTGAACGCGACCACGCGGACGTCGAACGGGAGCGTCGAATCGACGTCGATCGACATCGCGTCGCTGATGGGGAGTCTCGGCGGCATTTCCAACACGTCACTGTACGCCGACGGGAGTCCGAACGAGACGGTCGTCCTCGACGGAGCGGCGGCGGTGACCACCGGTCCCGCGAACACGACCCTCGACATTCCGACCAGTGAGTCGATGGCCACCGGCGAGTACCGCTGGGTCTACGTCGGAGCGACGAGTGATTCGAGTAGCGTCGCGACTGGATCGGTCGAGATAGCGTCGTCGACGCCGGCCACGCCGACCCCGACGACGCCAACCCCGACGACGACCACGCCGGCGCCGACCACGACCACCGAGGCTGACGACGACGATGGCGGCAGCATCGGCGGTGGCGGACGCGTTCCGATCGATCCCGAGACGACGACCGTTGCGGGCGGGGGCGCCGAACCGAGGACGCCCGTCACGACCACGACGCAGACGACCACGGCGGAACCGACGACTACGGCCGCCACCACGACCGAACGGACGTTCGCCAGGCGGACGCCGACCTCGTCGGGCGGGCCTGGGTTCGGGGCCGTGCTGGCGCTCGTCGCCCTCGTGGCGGTGGCGCTGCTCGGCCTCCGCCGTCGCTGA
- a CDS encoding Hsp20/alpha crystallin family protein: MPSRSNPFDDIERMVESMSEQFGGFDPGKLALGGAAPVDIVDTGETFEVTVDLPGFEPDDIDLRVIEGTTLVIGADSASEADVEETADDAIVVRSERSTRSVERSITLPAAVEEAAAEASFDHGVLTVTLPKREVTTEGESIPVN, encoded by the coding sequence ATGCCATCCCGATCCAATCCGTTCGACGACATCGAGCGCATGGTCGAGTCGATGAGCGAGCAGTTCGGTGGGTTCGATCCCGGGAAGTTGGCCCTCGGTGGGGCCGCGCCCGTGGACATCGTCGACACCGGCGAGACGTTCGAGGTGACCGTCGACCTCCCGGGGTTCGAACCCGACGACATCGATCTGCGCGTCATCGAGGGGACGACCCTGGTCATCGGCGCCGACAGTGCCAGCGAGGCCGACGTCGAAGAGACTGCAGACGACGCCATCGTCGTCCGGAGTGAACGCAGCACGCGATCGGTCGAGCGATCGATCACGCTCCCGGCCGCCGTCGAGGAAGCGGCCGCCGAGGCGAGTTTCGACCACGGTGTGCTGACGGTCACGCTGCCGAAACGAGAGGTCACCACCGAAGGCGAGTCCATTCCGGTCAACTGA